The following are from one region of the Rhipicephalus microplus isolate Deutch F79 chromosome 1, USDA_Rmic, whole genome shotgun sequence genome:
- the LOC142767084 gene encoding uncharacterized protein LOC142767084, with protein sequence MLCTDTHASAKFWHKKTCDTFCFVAGILKDTRLYENIVKVARGNKYVIYGDPAYPLKPLLLKPYGGARLQPYQAHFNKCMSTVRQAVEWGFGKVAADFAFVDFHKNLKVTCQRVGRMYKVATLLTNCRTCLYDSQVSMYFGLEPPSLGDYLVPFN encoded by the coding sequence ATGCTGTGCACTGACACTCATGCATCAGCCAAGTTCTGGCATAAGAAAACTTGTGACACCTTTTGTTTTGTTGCAGGCATACTGAAAGACACCAGGCTGTACGAGAACATTGTCAAGGTAGCCAGGGGTAACAAATATGTCATTTATGGAGACCCGGCCTACCCATTAAAGCCTCTGCTCCTGAAGCCTTATGGAGGTGCCCGCTTGCAGCCCTACCAGGCGCACTTCAACAAGTGCATGAGCACTGTACGGCAGGCTGTTGAGTGGGGCTTTGGTAAAGTGGCTGCAGACTTTGCATTTGTGGACTTCCACAAGAACTTGAAAGTGACGTGTCAGAGAGTGGGAAGGATGTACAAGGTCGCAACACTTCTCACCAACTGCCGCACCTGCCTGTACGACAGCCAGGTGTCTATGTACTTCGGCCTTGAGCCACCCTCACTCGGTGACTATTTAGTTCCTTTTAACTGA